Proteins encoded within one genomic window of Fusarium musae strain F31 chromosome 4, whole genome shotgun sequence:
- a CDS encoding hypothetical protein (EggNog:ENOG41) yields the protein MPEYIKAVDIRGGTGERDALFINAETPKPFATDGQAIVKIKAFGLNRMDILQRRGFYPLPPQAPKTLGVEFSGIIESFGPGDHGAFKEGDEVFGLAYGGAYAEYIAVSTRMLLHKPASIDFTTCAGIPEAWITATQALHLVLRFTKGKSILWHAGASGVSVAGIQLSRIAGASEVYATAGSQDKLDFITSKLGATAAFNYKTQDWAEEIKKATGGKGVDYIVDFVGGNYFQQNQNVAARDGRIVLLGTLSGAKVPNADISQILYKRLRIEGSTLRSRDEVYQGELRDRLEQYLPDFESGKLKIFVDEVFPWEQIQEAHKHMEDAKNLGKIICTIS from the exons ATGCCCGAGTACATCAAGGCAGTCG ATATTCGTGGTGGCACTGGCGAGCGTGATGCCCTTTTTATCAACGCCGAAACACCCAAGCCTTTTGCTACTGACGGACAGGCGATTGTaaagattaaagcttttGGTCTTAACCGCATGGATATCCTCCAGCGCCGAGGCTTTTACCCGCTGCCACCTCAAGCGCCTAAGACATTGGGAGTGGAATTCAGTGGCATCATTGAGTCTTTTGGACCTGGCGATCATGGTGCTTTCAAGGAAGGCGATGAGGTGTTTGGGCTAGCTTACGGTGGTGCGTATGCCGAGTACATCGCGGTCAGTACTCGCATGTTGCTGCACAAACCGGCTTCCATCGACTTCACCACGTGTGCTGGTATTCCCGAGGCTTGGATTACTGCAACTCAGGCGTTGCATCTTGTGCTTCGCTTCACGAAGGGCAAGTCAATCTTGTGGCACGCAGGAGCTTCAGGGGTGTCGGTCGCCGGCATCCAACTGTCGCGTATCGCTGGAGCCTCTGAAGTGTATGCCACAGCTGGATCTCAGGACAAGCTCGACTTTATCACTTCGAAGCTCGGTGCGACAGCTGCATTCAACTATAAAACGCAGGACTGGGcggaggagatcaagaaagcTACCGGCGGCAAGGGTGTTGACTACATCGTGGACTTTGTTGGTGGAAACTACTTCCAGCAGAATCAGAATGTCGCTGCGCGTGACGGACGGATCGTGCTTTTGGGGACGTTGAGCGGTGCCAAGGTCCCCAATGCTGATATTTCTCAGATTTTGTACAAGCGACTTCGTATTGAGGGCAGCACTCTTCGAAGCCGCGACGAGGTTTACCAGGGCGAGCTACGGGACCGATTGGAGCAGTATCTACCAGACTTCGAGTCCGGTAAGCTCAAGATCTTTGTGGATGAGGTCTTTCCGTGGGAACAGATTCAAGAGGCTCACAAGCATATGGAAGATGCCAAGAATCTGGGTAAGATTATATGCACTATCTCGTGA
- a CDS encoding hypothetical protein (EggNog:ENOG41), translating into MPAPQNVLPVPSALSNQGAMQQPGYSNSSNNGAFDTTGQHNPPGMKPRVTATLWEDEGSLCFQVEARGICVARREDNHMINGTKLLNVAGMTRGRRDGILKSEKVRHVVKIGPMHLKGVWIPYDRALDFANKEKITELLFPLFVHNIGALLYHPSNSNRTSQVMAAAERRKHEGLGGQRPPAPNALPSIGQHHPMMPGLPTGGYVPQSLANGPQSLASTPQPLANGSQPPMPNGGGMLKRGREEEEDLHRPVSNGHDPMSNMHAMSNGYPQQPPLANVHQPPMQNGGDMLKRGREEDDEVHRSAHNAHDTMNNMPGSMPGMSNAYAQPLPNVHHQPLANGDGGMLKRGRDEDDDHRSSPNGHDSAGNFEAKRRKTITSNDSMVSPGGFYTLHNGYGQPGVMNGMSPYKRRDDEAETPRPGPNVHDHLNNFDLKRHKTMETSVPAPQYDAMNRPHSSIGTSPSYAPAPVYDNLARPASTVAASPSYPSAPVYDTAARPPSAISAPRRQQSFG; encoded by the exons ATGCCAGCGCCCCAGAATGTATTGCCAGTACCTTCAGCGCTCAGCAACCAAGGAGCAATGCAGCAGCCAGGTTACAGTAACAGTAGTAATAATGGCGCTTTCGACACAACTGGCCAGCACAACCCCCCCGGTATGAAGCCCAGAGTCACGGCTACCCTCTGGGAAGACGAAGGCAGCCTCTGCTTCCAGGTGGAAGCTAGAGGTATATGTGTAGCACGGAGAGAAG ATAACCACATGATAAACGGCACGAAACTATTAAATGTCGCTGGCATGACTCGAGGTCGAAGGGACGGCATCTTGAAAAGCGAAAAGGTTCGCCACGTCGTCAAGATTGGTCCCATGCACTTGAAAGGTGTCTG GATTCCTTACGACCGTGCACTAGACTTTGCgaacaaggagaagatcaCAGAGCTCCTGTTTCCCTTGTTTGTTCACAATATCGGAGCACTCCTTTATCATCCGTCGAACTCGAACCGCACCAGTCAGGTCATGGCAGCTGCCGAGCGCCGCAAGCACGAAGGACTCGGTGGTCAGAGACCCCCTGCTCCTAATGCTTTGCCTTCAATTGGACAGCATCACCCAATGATGCCTGGCTTGCCAACCGGAGGCTACGTTCCTCAATCCCTTGCAAATGGTCCTCAGTCTCTCGCAAGCACTCCCCAGCCTCTCGCAAATGGTTCCCAGCCCCCCATGCCTAATGGAGGTGGCATGCTTAAAcgaggacgagaagaagaagaagacctgCATCGGCCAGTCTCCAATGGACATGATCCTATGAGTAACATGCACGCAATGTCCAATGGTTACCCTCAACAGCCTCCCCTTGCGAATGTACATCAGCCTCCTATGCAGAATGGAGGAGATATGCTCAAGCGGGGTagagaggaagacgatgaggttCATAGGTCAGCGCATAATGCACACGACACCATGAACAACATGCCTGGTAGCATGCCTGGTATGTCAAATGCATATGCTCAGCCTTTACCAAACGTTCATCACCAGCCTCTTGCTAATGGAGACGGAGGTATGCTCAAGCGAGGtcgagatgaggatgatgatcacCGATCAAGTCCCAATGGACATGATTCTGCAGGCAACTTCGAAGCAAAGCGGCGTAAAACCATAACATCGAATGACAGCATGGTTTCTCCCGGCGGATTCTACACCCTGCACAACGGGTATGGCCAGCCTGGTGTTATGAATGGCATGAGCCCATACAAACGACGAGATGATGAGGCGGAGACGCCACGACCTGGCCCAAATGTACATGACCACTTGAACAACTTCGACCTGAAGCGACACAAGACCATGGAGACGAGTGTCCCTGCTCCCCAGTATGACGCCATGAATCGCCCTCATTCTAGCATCGGCACCTCTCCCTCCTATGCCCCTGCTCCTGTTTATGACAACTTGGCTCGGCCTGCATCCACTGTTGCTGCGTCTCCTTCGTATCCTTCTGCTCCGGTGTACGATACTGCCGCTCGGCCTCCTTCTGCCATTAGCGCTCCTCGAAGACAGCAATCTTTCGGTTAG